A portion of the Magnetovibrio sp. genome contains these proteins:
- a CDS encoding NADH-quinone oxidoreductase subunit J: MIETLVFYMFAITCVASGVLVVTSRNPVHSVLFLILAFFNAGGLFVLAGAEFLAMLLIVVYVGAVAVLFMFVVMMLDVTVVEMKQGFLNYLPIGLLVVAIFAGEILASSVAWHMAPEAAANIQAKTPDVQNTSALAELIYTRYVYLFQAAGLVLLVAMIGAIVLTHRKRKDSKKQVIADQLARNAKETVVLKKVETGRGI; this comes from the coding sequence ATGATCGAAACTTTGGTCTTTTACATGTTCGCCATCACCTGCGTCGCATCCGGCGTGCTGGTGGTGACGAGCCGCAACCCGGTTCATTCCGTGTTGTTCCTGATCTTGGCGTTTTTCAACGCGGGCGGTCTGTTCGTGCTGGCGGGGGCGGAATTCCTGGCCATGCTGTTGATCGTCGTCTACGTCGGCGCGGTCGCGGTGCTGTTCATGTTCGTGGTCATGATGCTGGACGTCACGGTGGTCGAGATGAAGCAAGGCTTCCTCAACTATCTGCCCATCGGGCTTTTGGTGGTGGCGATCTTCGCCGGGGAAATTCTGGCCTCGTCGGTGGCGTGGCACATGGCGCCCGAAGCGGCCGCCAACATCCAAGCCAAGACGCCGGATGTGCAAAACACCTCGGCTTTGGCGGAACTGATCTACACCCGCTACGTCTATCTGTTCCAGGCCGCGGGGCTGGTGCTGCTGGTCGCTATGATCGGTGCCATCGTGCTGACCCATCGCAAGCGCAAGGACAGCAAGAAACAGGTCATCGCCGATCAGTTGGCGCGCAACGCCAAGGAGACCGTGGTGCTCAAGAAAGTCGAAACGGGGAGGGGCATCTGA
- a CDS encoding NADH-quinone oxidoreductase subunit M → MFGFEHLLSVLIFLPLAGAGFILMISGDDEIAVRNVRRTALFASSFTFVMSLFLWFGFDPNTADFQFVEKADWIPTYNISYHLGVDGISMLFVMLTTLLTPICILASWESIKTRVKEYMIAFLILETMMVGMFSALDIVIFYIFFEAVLIPMFLIIGVWGGQRRVYASYKLFLYTLAGSVLMLLAILVMYLQAGTTDIPTLMTTRFDPGLQVWLWLAFFASFAVKVPMWPVHTWLPDAHVEAPTAGSVILAGVLLKFGGYGFIRFSLPMFPDASVYFTPLIYGLSIVAVIYTSLVALVQHDMKKLIAYSSIAHMGFVTAGTFTLTIQGVEGAIYQMLSHGVVSAALFLCVGVIYDRMHTREISAYGGLVHKMPAYALVFMLFMMASVGLPGTGGFVGEFLVLVGLFKANTWVAAFVATGVILGAAYMLYLYRRVVFGALKKEEVKKMLDMSPREMAVFAPLIVLTLWMGVYPASFLDVMHVSVDNLLGQVHMALDASKAAVVAGQ, encoded by the coding sequence ATGTTTGGCTTTGAGCACCTACTTTCGGTCCTGATCTTCCTGCCATTGGCGGGGGCGGGTTTCATCCTCATGATCTCCGGGGACGACGAGATCGCCGTGCGCAACGTGCGCCGGACGGCCTTGTTCGCATCGTCCTTCACGTTCGTGATGTCGTTGTTCTTGTGGTTCGGTTTCGACCCCAACACGGCCGATTTCCAGTTCGTCGAAAAGGCCGACTGGATCCCGACCTACAACATCAGCTACCACCTGGGCGTGGACGGCATTTCGATGCTGTTCGTGATGTTGACCACGCTGCTGACGCCGATCTGCATTCTGGCCAGCTGGGAAAGCATCAAGACCCGCGTGAAGGAATACATGATCGCGTTCTTGATCCTGGAAACCATGATGGTGGGCATGTTTTCCGCGCTCGACATCGTGATTTTCTACATCTTCTTCGAAGCCGTCCTGATCCCGATGTTCCTGATCATCGGTGTGTGGGGTGGTCAGCGCCGGGTGTATGCATCGTACAAGCTGTTCCTCTATACGCTGGCGGGGTCGGTGTTGATGCTGTTGGCGATCTTGGTGATGTACCTGCAGGCGGGCACCACCGACATCCCGACCCTGATGACGACCCGTTTCGATCCGGGCCTGCAAGTCTGGCTGTGGCTGGCGTTCTTCGCCTCGTTCGCGGTCAAGGTGCCGATGTGGCCGGTGCACACCTGGCTGCCCGACGCCCACGTCGAAGCGCCGACGGCGGGTTCGGTCATTCTGGCCGGCGTGCTGCTGAAATTCGGCGGTTACGGGTTCATCCGCTTCTCGTTGCCGATGTTCCCCGATGCCTCGGTCTATTTCACGCCGCTGATCTACGGTCTGTCCATCGTCGCAGTGATCTACACCTCGTTGGTGGCGCTGGTGCAGCACGACATGAAAAAGCTGATCGCGTATTCGTCCATCGCCCACATGGGCTTTGTGACGGCGGGCACCTTCACCTTGACCATCCAAGGCGTTGAAGGTGCGATCTATCAGATGCTCAGCCACGGCGTGGTCTCGGCGGCGTTGTTCCTGTGCGTCGGCGTGATCTACGACCGCATGCACACGCGCGAGATTTCCGCTTATGGCGGCTTGGTGCACAAGATGCCGGCCTATGCGTTGGTGTTCATGCTGTTCATGATGGCGTCCGTTGGCTTGCCGGGTACCGGCGGGTTCGTTGGCGAGTTCCTGGTCCTGGTCGGCTTGTTCAAAGCTAACACTTGGGTGGCGGCGTTCGTCGCCACGGGTGTGATCTTGGGGGCCGCGTACATGCTGTATCTCTATCGCCGGGTCGTGTTCGGCGCGCTGAAGAAGGAAGAGGTCAAGAAGATGCTCGATATGAGCCCGCGCGAAATGGCGGTGTTCGCCCCGCTGATCGTGTTGACGCTGTGGATGGGGGTCTATCCGGCGTCGTTCTTGGACGTCATGCATGTTTCTGTCGATAATCTGCTGGGCCAGGTGCATATGGCGCTGGATGCCAGCAAGGCCGCCGTCGTGGCCGGCCAGTAA
- the nuoN gene encoding NADH-quinone oxidoreductase subunit NuoN translates to MAEVPNIAPALPEIFLALAAMSLLMLGVFQKATTPDGIVRASRLTSGLGVLTLFLALLLVFTVSGDTRIAFDGMFVSDPFATFAKVLILIASTLSLILAQDWLERRGAHRFEFAILVVFATLGMMMMVSAGNLLSLYMGLELQSLSLYVLAAFHRDDSRSTEAGLKYFVLGALASGFLLYGASLVYGFTGTTDFDTIATTIAAQEHAPIGLVIGLVFVMAGLAFKVSAVPFHMWTPDVYEGAPTPVTAFFAVAPKVAALALLLRVMVGPFGSMVAEWHQVVVVISVLSMAIGAFAAIVQMNIKRMMAYSSIGHVGYALIGLAVGNEAGVTGVLVYLAIYVFMNIGTFACIMAMRRGERHVENIFELGGLAKTHPGMAAVLAVFMFSMAGIPPLAGFFGKFYIFLAAIDAQLYTLAIIGVLASVVSAYYYLRIIKIMYFDDAGIEPLESPLPRSITGVLAVTGAVVILFFLAPAPIINLAGAAAASLF, encoded by the coding sequence ATGGCTGAAGTTCCCAACATCGCCCCGGCATTGCCGGAAATCTTCCTTGCGCTGGCGGCCATGTCCTTGCTGATGCTGGGGGTGTTCCAAAAAGCGACCACGCCTGACGGTATCGTGCGTGCCTCGCGCCTGACGTCGGGGTTGGGCGTTTTGACGCTGTTTTTGGCCCTGCTTTTGGTGTTCACGGTTTCGGGTGACACGCGCATCGCGTTCGACGGGATGTTCGTGTCCGACCCGTTCGCGACCTTCGCCAAGGTTTTGATCTTGATCGCCTCGACGCTGTCGTTGATCTTGGCGCAGGACTGGCTGGAACGCCGGGGGGCTCACCGTTTCGAATTCGCCATTTTGGTGGTGTTCGCGACGCTTGGCATGATGATGATGGTGTCGGCGGGCAACCTGTTGTCGCTGTACATGGGCTTGGAACTGCAGTCGCTGTCGCTGTATGTGCTGGCGGCGTTTCATCGCGACGACAGCCGGTCGACCGAAGCGGGCTTGAAGTATTTCGTGCTGGGGGCGTTGGCGTCGGGCTTTTTGCTTTACGGCGCGTCGTTGGTTTACGGCTTCACCGGAACCACGGATTTCGACACCATCGCCACGACCATCGCGGCGCAAGAACATGCGCCCATCGGCTTGGTGATTGGTTTGGTGTTCGTCATGGCGGGGCTGGCGTTCAAGGTTTCCGCGGTGCCGTTCCACATGTGGACGCCGGACGTCTACGAAGGCGCGCCGACCCCGGTTACGGCGTTTTTCGCCGTCGCGCCGAAAGTCGCCGCCCTGGCGCTGCTGCTGCGCGTCATGGTCGGTCCGTTCGGATCGATGGTCGCGGAATGGCATCAGGTCGTGGTGGTGATTTCGGTGCTGTCGATGGCGATCGGCGCGTTCGCCGCGATTGTGCAGATGAACATCAAGCGCATGATGGCGTACAGCTCCATCGGCCACGTCGGCTATGCGCTGATTGGCCTGGCGGTCGGTAACGAAGCGGGCGTCACGGGCGTTCTGGTGTATCTGGCGATTTACGTGTTCATGAACATCGGCACCTTCGCGTGCATCATGGCGATGCGTCGCGGCGAACGGCACGTGGAAAACATCTTCGAGCTGGGCGGCTTGGCCAAGACCCATCCGGGCATGGCAGCGGTTTTGGCCGTGTTCATGTTCTCGATGGCCGGTATTCCGCCGCTGGCTGGCTTCTTCGGCAAGTTCTACATCTTCCTCGCCGCGATCGATGCGCAGCTTTACACGCTGGCGATCATCGGTGTGTTGGCGAGCGTTGTGTCGGCATATTATTACCTGCGCATCATCAAGATCATGTATTTCGACGATGCCGGGATCGAGCCGCTGGAAAGCCCGTTGCCACGCTCCATCACCGGGGTGTTGGCGGTGACCGGCGCCGTGGTGATCTTGTTCTTCCTGGCTCCGGCCCCGATCATCAACTTGGCGGGTGCGGCAGCAGCCTCGCTGTTCTAA
- a CDS encoding biotin--[acetyl-CoA-carboxylase] ligase: MTTASSLQLPSPYVLVELECVDSTNAEAKRLAEQGAPDLTLVWAKRQTAGRGRRGREWVSVEGNLYFSIILRMPYAMRVMTQLSFVAANAVADAVQVVCPSGTFVNVKWPNDVLVEGAKISGILMEAQPAFEADQFEWLVLGIGVNVATHPVVEDGGFPATSLAAQGVLGEGLDVALLLDTLAKRFLAGVATWRNLGFGPIRRHWLARARGVGGPVTVRLPNETLEGIFGALDEDGALVLHRDGHPNRLITAGDVFIPSIPREL; the protein is encoded by the coding sequence ATGACAACCGCATCGAGCCTCCAGCTCCCAAGCCCCTATGTGCTTGTGGAGCTGGAGTGCGTCGACAGCACCAATGCCGAGGCCAAGCGCTTGGCCGAGCAGGGCGCGCCCGATTTAACCTTGGTGTGGGCCAAGCGCCAGACCGCGGGGCGCGGACGACGGGGCCGCGAATGGGTCTCGGTCGAAGGCAATCTCTATTTTTCGATTATTTTGCGCATGCCGTATGCGATGCGGGTCATGACGCAGTTGAGCTTCGTCGCCGCCAACGCGGTGGCCGACGCGGTCCAGGTGGTATGCCCCAGCGGCACCTTCGTCAACGTCAAATGGCCTAACGACGTGCTGGTCGAAGGAGCTAAAATCTCCGGTATCTTGATGGAAGCACAACCCGCTTTCGAAGCCGATCAGTTCGAGTGGCTGGTGTTGGGCATCGGCGTCAACGTCGCCACCCATCCGGTGGTCGAAGACGGCGGCTTTCCCGCCACATCCTTGGCAGCGCAAGGGGTGTTGGGCGAGGGGCTGGACGTCGCCTTGTTGCTCGACACCTTGGCGAAACGCTTTTTGGCCGGTGTGGCGACGTGGCGCAATTTGGGCTTCGGCCCGATCCGCCGCCATTGGCTGGCGCGTGCGCGCGGCGTCGGCGGGCCGGTGACGGTGCGCCTGCCCAACGAAACCCTGGAAGGGATTTTCGGTGCTTTGGACGAAGACGGCGCACTGGTGTTGCATCGCGACGGCCATCCCAACCGCCTGATCACCGCAGGCGACGTGTTCATTC
- the nuoL gene encoding NADH-quinone oxidoreductase subunit L — protein sequence MIKAIVFLPLLASMIAGALAFVDCGKDKHKKHQIDTIAQWVTSGLLLVTMVLSWMTFQQVGLGGDSYTVTIVQWIQSGDLDLNWALKVDTLTAVMLVVVCTVSAMVHVYAIGYMHHDPDVPRFMSYLSLFTFCMLMLVTADNLVQMFFGWEGVGLASYLLIGFWYNKPSANAAAIKAFVVNRVGDFGFALGIFATFVMFGTVNLDSIFAQAGTMTNETISIFSGEFHAITVICLLLFVGAMGKSAQLGLHTWLPDAMEGPTPVSALIHAATMVTAGVFMVSRMSPLFEYSDLALQVVTIVGASTAIFAATIGCTQFDIKRVIAYSTCSQLGYMFFAIGVSAYQAAIFHLMTHAFFKALLFLGAGSVIHAMSDEQDMRKMGGTWKLIPVTYTLMWIGSLALAGVFPFAGYFSKDMILEAAYGAHTGVGNYAFWLGIAAAFLTAFYSWRLIIMTFHGAPRADEKTMAHVHESPKIMIMPLLLLAAGACGAGWVGYNWFVGHDAAHFWGNAILVLDTHPALENAHHVPAWVKYLPLVVGAAGIALAYVMYMFVPGLPAKVVSAIKPVHKFVFNKWYFDELYDAIFVKPAFRLGTSLWKVGDQAIIDGLGPNGVAQATQDTAEQVGVLQTGYLYHYAFAMLIGVVSMVGWYLFIAG from the coding sequence ATGATCAAAGCCATTGTCTTCCTGCCGCTTCTGGCCTCGATGATCGCGGGGGCGCTCGCGTTCGTCGATTGCGGCAAAGACAAACACAAAAAGCACCAGATCGACACCATTGCCCAGTGGGTCACCTCGGGCCTGCTGTTGGTGACCATGGTGTTGTCGTGGATGACGTTCCAGCAGGTCGGTTTGGGTGGCGACAGCTACACCGTGACCATCGTGCAGTGGATTCAATCGGGTGATCTGGATCTCAACTGGGCGCTCAAGGTCGATACCTTGACGGCGGTGATGCTGGTGGTGGTGTGCACGGTTTCGGCCATGGTGCACGTCTACGCCATCGGTTACATGCACCACGACCCCGACGTGCCGCGGTTCATGAGCTATCTGTCGTTGTTCACCTTCTGCATGCTGATGCTGGTGACCGCCGACAACCTGGTGCAGATGTTCTTCGGCTGGGAAGGGGTCGGCCTCGCGTCCTACCTGCTGATCGGCTTTTGGTACAACAAGCCCAGCGCCAACGCCGCCGCGATCAAGGCGTTCGTGGTCAACCGCGTCGGCGATTTCGGTTTTGCGCTCGGCATCTTCGCCACCTTTGTGATGTTCGGCACGGTCAACTTGGACAGCATTTTCGCTCAGGCGGGGACCATGACCAACGAGACCATTTCGATCTTCTCGGGCGAGTTCCACGCCATCACGGTGATCTGTCTGCTGCTGTTCGTCGGCGCTATGGGCAAGTCGGCGCAGTTGGGCCTGCACACCTGGCTGCCGGACGCCATGGAAGGCCCGACGCCGGTTTCCGCATTGATCCACGCCGCGACCATGGTCACGGCGGGCGTGTTCATGGTCAGCCGCATGTCGCCGCTGTTCGAATATTCGGACTTGGCGTTGCAGGTGGTGACCATCGTCGGCGCGTCAACGGCGATCTTCGCCGCGACCATCGGCTGCACCCAGTTCGACATCAAACGCGTGATCGCGTATTCGACCTGTTCGCAGCTCGGCTACATGTTCTTCGCCATCGGCGTGTCGGCCTATCAGGCGGCGATCTTCCACCTGATGACCCACGCGTTCTTCAAGGCGTTGCTGTTCTTGGGTGCGGGTTCGGTCATTCACGCCATGTCGGACGAACAAGACATGCGCAAGATGGGCGGCACCTGGAAATTGATCCCGGTGACCTACACTTTGATGTGGATCGGTTCCCTGGCTTTGGCCGGCGTGTTCCCGTTCGCGGGCTACTTCTCCAAGGACATGATCTTGGAAGCCGCTTACGGCGCGCATACGGGCGTCGGCAACTACGCCTTCTGGCTGGGCATCGCGGCGGCGTTCCTGACCGCGTTCTACAGCTGGCGTCTGATCATCATGACTTTCCACGGCGCACCGCGCGCCGATGAAAAGACCATGGCGCACGTGCACGAAAGCCCCAAGATCATGATCATGCCGTTGCTGTTGCTGGCGGCGGGCGCATGCGGCGCGGGCTGGGTCGGTTACAACTGGTTCGTCGGTCACGACGCGGCGCACTTCTGGGGCAACGCGATCTTGGTGCTCGACACCCATCCGGCGCTGGAAAACGCCCATCACGTTCCGGCGTGGGTCAAGTACCTGCCGTTGGTCGTCGGTGCAGCCGGTATCGCACTGGCGTACGTGATGTACATGTTCGTACCGGGCCTGCCGGCCAAGGTGGTCAGCGCGATCAAACCGGTGCACAAATTCGTATTCAACAAGTGGTACTTCGACGAGTTGTACGACGCCATTTTCGTCAAGCCTGCGTTCCGCCTGGGAACCAGTTTGTGGAAAGTGGGTGACCAAGCCATCATCGATGGTCTGGGGCCCAACGGCGTCGCTCAAGCCACGCAAGACACCGCCGAACAGGTCGGTGTGTTGCAGACGGGGTATCTCTACCACTATGCGTTCGCCATGTTGATCGGCGTCGTCAGCATGGTGGGCTGGTATTTGTTTATCGCGGGGTGA
- the nuoK gene encoding NADH-quinone oxidoreductase subunit NuoK produces MADIGLGHYLTVAAILFATGMFGIFLNRKNVIVILMSIELMLLAVNINMVAFSVELGDLVGQVFSLFILTVAAAEAAIGLAILVVFFRVRGSIAVDDINAMKG; encoded by the coding sequence ATGGCTGACATTGGACTGGGTCATTACCTGACGGTTGCGGCGATTTTGTTCGCCACCGGCATGTTCGGGATTTTCCTCAACCGCAAAAACGTTATCGTCATCTTGATGTCGATTGAACTGATGCTGCTGGCGGTGAACATCAACATGGTGGCGTTCTCCGTCGAACTGGGGGATCTGGTGGGGCAAGTGTTCTCGCTGTTCATCCTCACCGTCGCCGCCGCCGAGGCCGCCATCGGGCTGGCCATCTTGGTGGTGTTCTTCCGCGTTCGCGGCTCGATCGCCGTCGACGACATTAACGCCATGAAGGGCTGA